AGGAGATCAAGGTACGTGAAAAGGCGGAGAAGAAGTTGGAGCGTATGGCAAATTTTGATTCCCTGACAGGACTTCCCAACCGTCGGCTGCTCTATGAGATTTTGTCACAGTCGCTGCTGAAGGCAGAAACAGGCAGGAAAAAGCTTGCGGTACTTTACATGGATCTGGATGGATTTAAGGATATTAACGATACCTATGGGCATGATAAGGGAGATTTGGTGCTGACTGAGGCCGCAAGGCGTCTGTGTCATGCTGTCCGCAGCAGTGATACGGTATCCCGCATAGGAGGCGACGAGTTTGTCCTGATTTTAAACGGGATTGCAGATGAGGATGAGATCCGGCATGTGTGTATGCGGATTCTCAATGAAATCCGACAGCCATTCCTGATTTCGGCGGATCAAACAGTTCAGATGACCGCAAGCATAGGCATCAGCGTATTTCCGCAGGACGGTCAGGACGAAAAGAGCCTTCTCACCCAAGCGGACCAGGCGATGTACTGCGTGAAAAAAAGTGAGAAAAATTACTATTCCTTTGCGGGGGATAGCGGAAAGGATGACAGTCTGTCATGGATGGAATGAAAGGAATGAAAAAAGAGGATTATCCGGGGGAGAATGGGGTGAAGCATCCGTATAAAATCATAGAAATTTTATATGATTCTCCGTCCAGCAAAGTCCTGCGCGGGAAAGAATGCGGCACGGGCCGAACGGTAGTCTTAAAGACAGGCGGGCAGGAGCAGATGTCAGCGGAAGCGGCTGAGCGGCTGAAGCATGAATATCAGGTCATGCAGCAGGCAGACAGCCCCCATGCGGCGAAAGCCGTAGGAGAGGTGGTGATAGACGGGCGCTATTATCTGGCGGAGGAGTATTACCCGGGGATTACGCTTAGCAGGATGCTAAAGCAGGGTGCTTTGGAAATGACGGACTTCTACCGGATTGCCAGGCAGCTGGTGACAGGACTGCGTGACCTGCATGAAGCGGGGATTATCCATAAAGATGTGAATCCTTCCAATATCATATATGACGCGGTGACTGACCGCGCCGTATTTTTAGACTTCAGTATATCCACAGTATATCTGCATGAAAGGATGTCCGGAACCAGGCTTAGCAACATAGAAGGGACCCTTCCTTATATTGCACCGGAACAGACCGGGCGGGTAAATGCGGAGCTGGATTACCGCGCTGATTTTTATTCCCTGGGTATTACTTTTTATGAGATGCTTACAGGGCATTGTCCATTTGAGGCAGAAACTCCCGCAGAGCTGGTGTTTTGCCATATGGCGAAGGAACCGCCGGATCTGCGCTCCCTTTTGCCCAATCTGCCGCCCATGTTGGCAGCGGTCATAAACAAGCTTCTGTCCAAGATGGCGAAAGACCGCTATGTAAGCTGTGATGGTCTGCTTTATGATTTGGAACGGTGCCGCACAGAACAGGAATTTGTGCTTGGGGAAAGGGACTTCAGCAGGCGTTTTGAGTTCACCCGTCAGTTGTACGGACGGGAAGCTGAGATTATGCAGCTGAAGAATGACTATAAGGCAGTAACGTCCGGTTCCAAAATCCTTGTTTCGATCAGCGGGTATTCCGGCATTGGAAAGACCTCCCTGGTCAATCAGATTCAGGGAGAGGCATTGATGGGAAGCGGCATGTTCCTTCAGGGGAAATTTGACCAGTATCACGCCAATGTACCATATTTTGCATTTTTTGAATCCATAAAACAGTTTTGCAGTCAGATTTTGCTGGAGACGGAAGAGAGCATCCGGGAATGGAAGGAGAAACTGACGGAAACATTAGGAGATGACGCGGTTTTGCTGACCGGCAAGGTGGCGGAGCTGTCCCTGCTCACAGAGGTTTATTCCGCACTTGAGGATATGGGGCCTTTGGAGGAACGGACGCGTTTTAAGGCGGTTTTGGAAAAGTTTCTGTCTCTGTTGGCTTCCCCGGAGCACCCGCTGGTATTGTTTTTAGACGATGTGCACCGGGCAGACATGGGTTCTATGGAAATGCTTGAGGAGATTTTTAAGAATGAGAAACTTGGTCATTTAATGATTGTCATGTGTTATCGGGAAAATGAAGTGAGTGATGAGCATCCGGTTATCCACAGCCTGAATAAAATCGTACAGTGGGGCGGACGTGTCACGAAGATTCACTTAAAAGGGCTGGACGCAGGCAGCGCCGTACAGATGGTGGCTGACTTGTTTCATAAGAGTACAGAAGAGATGACCGGGCTGACAGAGGTTATCTATAAGAAAACAGGAGGAAATCCCTTCTATATCAAGCAGTTCCTTCGCCTCTGTCATTCCCGGGGATATCTGGTTTTGAATATGGAAAATGGAAGCTGGGACGGGAATGAGGCGAAGATACAGGCATTACCTGCGCAGGAGAATGTTGTGGACTTTCTTGCAGAAAACCTTGACCAGTTCTCAGAGGATACCTTGTCGCTGCTTCCCTTTGGGGCATGCCTCGGACAGAGCTTTTCTGTGGAGGATCTGTCAGCTGTCAGCGGCCAGCCGGAGGAGGAAATTAACAGGAAGCTGGTAGTGGCAGTCGGGCAGGAGGCAGTCTATCCCATAGAAAAAAATGCGAAAACCGGCCGTCAGTCCAGGTTCCAGTTTGCCCATGACCGGTTTCAGCAGGTATTCTATACAGTCCTGTCCCCGCAGGAAAGGATGCAGGTTCACTATCAGATTGCAAAACGATATGAGAAGCGGGCGGTTTTAGAGGGGGATATGGATGAACGGCTGTTTGAAATTGCAGATCATTACGCCAAGGGGATGCAGAGAGTGACGGATACTGGCGAAAGGCATCGGATACAGGAGCTTCTGTTAAAGGCTGCGAACCGGTGCGGGCTTGTGTCGGCCTTTGACACGGCAGCTCATTATCTGGAGCTTCTTCTAGCACAGCCGGAACTTAAGAAGCCGGTAAACCGCAGGTTTCTGACCCGGGTTTATACCGAATACCATACCGTGCTGTGCAATCTGGTAAAAGTCAGGGAATGTGACCGTATCTATGGGTTGCTCTGTGATATGGTGGACAACCCTGCTGAACTGGTAGACAGCTGTTGTATGCAGATCTCCAGTTTTTCCAACAGAGGCCGGTATGAGGATGCGTTTGAGATTGGGATTGCACTTCTGTCAAAGCTAGGGGTTTCTTTTCCGCGGGAAGATTTTGAACCCACCATGGAAAAAGAGATGGATTTGTTTTATCAGGAATGGGAGGCTCTTGGGGATGGGAATATATCGAATATAGAAGCAGCCGAAGACCCATGGGAAGCAGGAATCGGCAAATTATTCTGCCGTTTATGCGGCCCAGCCATATTCTTTAACCCCGGCTACTCCTACTGGACGGTAATCGCGGCTGCAAGGCGTCTGTTCCGGTACGGCTATACCCCGTATGCCCTGCAGATGTATGCCAATCTGATTATGCCGCTGGGTGAGCTGCGCGGGGATTACAGGACCGCCTATCAGGCGGCCTGGTCAGCGATGCAGCTTGCTGAGAAACACCAGTACCGTGAGGTGATTTACTGTATTTACTGCCTGTTTACGCTGCATTCCTGCCATTGGTTTGAAGATGTAGCCAATGAAATTCCTTATGCAAAGGAGTCCATTAAGGGGAACGCTCAGATGGGCGATTTTGAGTATGCATGTTATGGGTATTATAGTGCAATGATGGCGGCGGTGGAAAGTTCCGCCAATGTGGACGAACTGTGGAATGAAGTGGAGCCTGCGCTGAAATTTGCGAAAAAGACCGGAAATTATCATGCGCTGGGAACCTTTTATAATTTTGGTCAGCTTTGCAGAAGCTTAAGGGGAGAACTTTCTCTCTCCGGCAGCTTTGACGGGGGCGGATTTTCCGAACAGGAGTATCGAAAGCAATTTGAGCACAATCTGCAGGCACAAAGCTATTTTTATGTGATACGGGCATTGACAGCCGTGATATACGGGGACTACCAGACTGCCTTCCAGCTGTGCCGGGATGCGATACCGCTGTTACGCCATGTTTCCAGCTTTTACAATGTGGCGCTTCATAACTTTTTATATTCCCTGTCTATCTGTCAGGTCTTGGAAATAAAAGAATATGGCGGCACACCGGAAGTAAGGCAGGAGCTTATGGGAATCCTGAAGGAAAATCAGGAATGGATGAAGAAACGCAGTGAGGATGTGTTCTGCAATTTCGGTCATCTGTATCTTGTGATCGAGGCGGAATACAAGGCAGTCTGCGGCAAAATCGGTGAGGCCCTTCCGCTTTATGAGGAGGCTCTGGAAGCGGCAGGAAAGCATAACCGCGGCCTCCATCACGCCATCATCAGCGATGTAATTACACTGAGATATGAGAAACTGGGGATAAAGTCAGCGGCAAAGCATTACCTGCGTAGTACCTACCATCTGTATTCCTCCTGGGGGGCGGAAGGGAAATGCGCCAGAATGAGACAGGACCACCCGGAGCTTAAGCGCCACCGGGAGTCTGAGGGTGACCGGAATTACACCTTATCTGACGAAATGATCCGTACCGCTGCCTCGCTGGATATGAACTCTGTGCTGAGGGCATCTCAGGCCATTTCGGAAGAATTAGAGATGGAAGGCATATTGGAGAAACTGATTTACAGCCTGTTAGAATGCGCCGGAGCACAAAATATCTATTACCTCGTCAAGACGGACTCCGGATATGCGGTACAGGCGGAAGGTCATTCCGGGTCTAAGAAAACCTGCATTGTTTCTAAAAGACTGGCAGACGATATGGAGATTCCCCTCAGTATCGTCATGTATGCGGGAAGAACATCAGAGACAGTGATCTTAGACGATGCGGAAAGATCCAGGATGTATGGAAAGGATGTTCACATACAGAAGTGTCACTGTAAGTCGGTCTTATGTATGCCTATACTCAGCAAGGGCAAAATACAGGGTATCCTGTATATGGAAAATAACCTGGCCGCCGGTGTCTTTGACCAGCAGAGGAAGGAGATCCTGATGCCCATTGCGGCACAGCTTGCAATCTCGCTGGAAAATGCCTATTTATACGAGAACCTGCGCTTTCTGGTAGATGAGAGGACGGAGGAGCTTCAGGAGGAAATCAGGGTACGTCAAAATGCCCAGGCTGAAGTCATGCACCTCTATAATAACGTCCCCGGCGCAGTATTCCGCTGCCGGTATGACAGGCATTTTTCTGTTATCAGCGCAAACGAAGGCCTGTATGAGTATCTGGGATATACGATGGAGGAGTTTGCGGCGATGGGAAACCAGATGGCCAGTGTGCTCCATCCGGAAGATTTTGAGGGCATGAGGAGTCAGATTGGAACAGACGGCGGAGCTATCCAGGGTGAATACCGGCTGCTCTGTAAGGACAGTGGAGTCAGATGGATCTCGCTGAAAGCCCAGCTCTTTACGGAAGATGACGGGAATATGTATGTATATGGCGTCTTTGTGGATATCACAGAGGAAAAGCAGCTTCAGGACCGCATCCGGGAGCTCTACGAGAAGGAACTGTCCCACTTTGCCAATGCGGCTTCGGATGAGGGTAGTGCCCAGTGCAGGGTGAATGTTACGCAGAACAGGGTGGAGAATTACCAGTCTCCGGATACGATTGCAATATCCAGAACGGGGGACAAGTATGACCGGACAATCCAGAGGATGGCAGACTCAGCGGCAGATGCGGCATACGGAGAGCGTCTTAGGGCCGCACTGGACAAGAAGCAGGTGCTGGACGGCTTTGCAGCCGGGAAGACGGATCTCCATTTTGAATTTCTGAGGAAACGCAAAGATGGCGAACTGTTTTGGAGCAGGACGAATTGCAGGTTCCATAAGCATCCGGCAAGCGGTGACGTGATTGCATTCTTATATACTATGGATGTGACAGAGCAGCGGCTGCAGGAGCAGCTCCTGGACAAGGTAACGGAACTGGACTACGAATACATTATGGAAGTCAATATCCGGTGGGATACCTATCGGATGGTCTCGTACAAACCGGAAGTGAAAGATAAGGTGCCGGCTGAGGGCCGGTTCCAGACGGCGGTCAGGTTGGTTGCAGAGCGTTACATGGAGGGGGAGGCCCGGCAGGAATATATTTCAAAACTGGATACTGCCTACATAGAACAGGAACTGGATCATCAGGCCAGTTATAGTTTTACCGCAGGGATGAGGGAAGCACAGGGGGATCTTCATAGTAAGCGGTATCAGGTTTTCTATATCAACCGTGAACTGAGCCGGGTGTGTATTGCCTGTACCGATGTTACAGACATCATCCGTCAGGAACAGCAGCAGAGGGAGGCGTTAACTGCCGCCCTTACCGCCGCAAAGCAGGCCAATGCGGCCAAGACGGATTTCCTGTCCCGCATGAGCCATGAGATCCGCACCCCTATGAATGCCATCATCGGCATGAGTGCTATTGCGGCTCAGTCTATAGGAGACAATGAGCATGTGGCTGATTGTATTTCAAAAATCGGCATATCCTCCCGGTTCCTGCTCTCGCTGATTAACGACATCCTGGATATGAGCCGGATTGAAAGCGGAAAAATGCTGCTGAAAAATGAGAAAATACCGACAGAGGATTTTCTCAACGGATTAAATGCCATCTGTTACAGCCAGGCATCGGCAAAGGACGTGGATTACGAATGCATTGTGGATCCCGCGCTGGACGATTTTTATCTTGGGGATGCCATGAAGCTCCAGCAAGTCCTGCTTAACATCCTGTCCAATGCCATTAAGTTCACCGGCGAGGGAGGGAAGGTTGTCTTTTCTACCGCGCTGCGTAAAAAAACCAGAAGCGGCGCTATGCTGCGGTTTGTTATCAACGATACAGGTATCGGGATCAGTGAAGATTTCCTTCAAAGCATATTTGAACCCTTTGCACAGGAGTCTGTTGGAACCACAGCCCTGTACGGCGGTACTGGTCTGGGTCTGTCTATATCAAAGAACATCGTGGATATGATGGGCGGAACGATTACTATCCGGTCTATTAAAGGGATCGGGTCGGAATTTACAGTGGATGTCCCTCTGGGAGTTACAGAGGAAGAAGTACTCCGTCGCAGCAAAAAGGCAGTTCACAATTTCACCGCCCTGAAAACCCTGGTGGTGGATGACGACGTGGCGGTATGTGAAAGTGCGGTAGTTACCCTGACGGAAATGGGGGTTATCGCTGAATGGGTGGACAGCGGACGTAAGGCGTTGAAGCGGGTCCGGAACCGCTGGGAGGCCGGACGGCATTACGATATGATCCTCATCGACTGGAAGATGCCGGAAATGGACGGTATCGAGACTGTCCGGCGTATCCGGGAGATTGTCGGGCCGGAGGTCACCATCATCATTATGACAGCATACGACTGGGCCTCCATTGAGCATGAGGCCAGGCTGGCAGGCGTCAATCTACTGATGAGCAAGCCTATGTTCAAATCCTCCCTGATTTCTGCCTTTTCCAAGATACTGGATGAAAAAGAAGAACATGATGAAAGGGATAAGCCTGTTTTATTTGACTTTTCCGGGCGCAGAATCTTGTTAGTAGAGGACAACGCCATCAACACCGAGGTGGCCACAGTTCTGCTTGAGAGCAAGGGCTTTACCGTGGACACGGCAGAAAACGGCCTTCGTGCCATTGAGCAGTTCAGTAAATCCGGGGCGGGTTTTTATGACGCTATCCTCATGGATATCCGGATGCCTTTGATGGATGGGCTGACGGCGGCTGGTAATATCCGGCATATGAGTAATACCGATGCTAAGACCATCCCCATCATCGCTATGACTGCCAACGCCTTTGACGACGATATAGAAAAGAGTAAGACGGCCGGTATGAATGCACATCTGACCAAACCTATCGAACCGGAGCGGCTTTTTCAGGTCCTGCACAACTTTAT
The Ruminococcus gauvreauii genome window above contains:
- a CDS encoding response regulator — its product is MDGMKGMKKEDYPGENGVKHPYKIIEILYDSPSSKVLRGKECGTGRTVVLKTGGQEQMSAEAAERLKHEYQVMQQADSPHAAKAVGEVVIDGRYYLAEEYYPGITLSRMLKQGALEMTDFYRIARQLVTGLRDLHEAGIIHKDVNPSNIIYDAVTDRAVFLDFSISTVYLHERMSGTRLSNIEGTLPYIAPEQTGRVNAELDYRADFYSLGITFYEMLTGHCPFEAETPAELVFCHMAKEPPDLRSLLPNLPPMLAAVINKLLSKMAKDRYVSCDGLLYDLERCRTEQEFVLGERDFSRRFEFTRQLYGREAEIMQLKNDYKAVTSGSKILVSISGYSGIGKTSLVNQIQGEALMGSGMFLQGKFDQYHANVPYFAFFESIKQFCSQILLETEESIREWKEKLTETLGDDAVLLTGKVAELSLLTEVYSALEDMGPLEERTRFKAVLEKFLSLLASPEHPLVLFLDDVHRADMGSMEMLEEIFKNEKLGHLMIVMCYRENEVSDEHPVIHSLNKIVQWGGRVTKIHLKGLDAGSAVQMVADLFHKSTEEMTGLTEVIYKKTGGNPFYIKQFLRLCHSRGYLVLNMENGSWDGNEAKIQALPAQENVVDFLAENLDQFSEDTLSLLPFGACLGQSFSVEDLSAVSGQPEEEINRKLVVAVGQEAVYPIEKNAKTGRQSRFQFAHDRFQQVFYTVLSPQERMQVHYQIAKRYEKRAVLEGDMDERLFEIADHYAKGMQRVTDTGERHRIQELLLKAANRCGLVSAFDTAAHYLELLLAQPELKKPVNRRFLTRVYTEYHTVLCNLVKVRECDRIYGLLCDMVDNPAELVDSCCMQISSFSNRGRYEDAFEIGIALLSKLGVSFPREDFEPTMEKEMDLFYQEWEALGDGNISNIEAAEDPWEAGIGKLFCRLCGPAIFFNPGYSYWTVIAAARRLFRYGYTPYALQMYANLIMPLGELRGDYRTAYQAAWSAMQLAEKHQYREVIYCIYCLFTLHSCHWFEDVANEIPYAKESIKGNAQMGDFEYACYGYYSAMMAAVESSANVDELWNEVEPALKFAKKTGNYHALGTFYNFGQLCRSLRGELSLSGSFDGGGFSEQEYRKQFEHNLQAQSYFYVIRALTAVIYGDYQTAFQLCRDAIPLLRHVSSFYNVALHNFLYSLSICQVLEIKEYGGTPEVRQELMGILKENQEWMKKRSEDVFCNFGHLYLVIEAEYKAVCGKIGEALPLYEEALEAAGKHNRGLHHAIISDVITLRYEKLGIKSAAKHYLRSTYHLYSSWGAEGKCARMRQDHPELKRHRESEGDRNYTLSDEMIRTAASLDMNSVLRASQAISEELEMEGILEKLIYSLLECAGAQNIYYLVKTDSGYAVQAEGHSGSKKTCIVSKRLADDMEIPLSIVMYAGRTSETVILDDAERSRMYGKDVHIQKCHCKSVLCMPILSKGKIQGILYMENNLAAGVFDQQRKEILMPIAAQLAISLENAYLYENLRFLVDERTEELQEEIRVRQNAQAEVMHLYNNVPGAVFRCRYDRHFSVISANEGLYEYLGYTMEEFAAMGNQMASVLHPEDFEGMRSQIGTDGGAIQGEYRLLCKDSGVRWISLKAQLFTEDDGNMYVYGVFVDITEEKQLQDRIRELYEKELSHFANAASDEGSAQCRVNVTQNRVENYQSPDTIAISRTGDKYDRTIQRMADSAADAAYGERLRAALDKKQVLDGFAAGKTDLHFEFLRKRKDGELFWSRTNCRFHKHPASGDVIAFLYTMDVTEQRLQEQLLDKVTELDYEYIMEVNIRWDTYRMVSYKPEVKDKVPAEGRFQTAVRLVAERYMEGEARQEYISKLDTAYIEQELDHQASYSFTAGMREAQGDLHSKRYQVFYINRELSRVCIACTDVTDIIRQEQQQREALTAALTAAKQANAAKTDFLSRMSHEIRTPMNAIIGMSAIAAQSIGDNEHVADCISKIGISSRFLLSLINDILDMSRIESGKMLLKNEKIPTEDFLNGLNAICYSQASAKDVDYECIVDPALDDFYLGDAMKLQQVLLNILSNAIKFTGEGGKVVFSTALRKKTRSGAMLRFVINDTGIGISEDFLQSIFEPFAQESVGTTALYGGTGLGLSISKNIVDMMGGTITIRSIKGIGSEFTVDVPLGVTEEEVLRRSKKAVHNFTALKTLVVDDDVAVCESAVVTLTEMGVIAEWVDSGRKALKRVRNRWEAGRHYDMILIDWKMPEMDGIETVRRIREIVGPEVTIIIMTAYDWASIEHEARLAGVNLLMSKPMFKSSLISAFSKILDEKEEHDERDKPVLFDFSGRRILLVEDNAINTEVATVLLESKGFTVDTAENGLRAIEQFSKSGAGFYDAILMDIRMPLMDGLTAAGNIRHMSNTDAKTIPIIAMTANAFDDDIEKSKTAGMNAHLTKPIEPERLFQVLHNFIMDREEE